In Thermococcus profundus, the genomic stretch GAGAGGAGGAGGTAGGGGAAGCTGACCTCCGACCACTCGATACCCCTGACTTCCCCGGAGATCCTGTAGGCGAGGAACAGACCCAGTGCGAGGGTCACAAAAACGGAGAGGAACCTCCGGCGGTTGCGGTTCACTCTTTCTCCTCCAGAAGCTTCCTAACGTAGCGCGGCATCTGGAACAGGGTTTCGTGCCTCTCGGGGTCGTAGTACTGAAGGTCGAGCCCCTTGGCCCTCTCAAGATCCACTTTAGTGAAGTCGATGTCGCCCTTAACGCCCACAAGGAAGCTCCAGGGGGACGCGTAGCCGATGACCGGGAAGCTGAAGTAGTAGACCCTGTCGAAGACCTTCTTCATGTTCCTGTAGGCGTCAAGGAGCTCGTTCGTGAAGAGGTAGACGCTACCGGCCTGGGTTATGTAGAGACCCCTCTCGTTGAGCCTCTCGTAGGCGTCGCGGTAGAATTCTTCGGAGAAGAGGAGCTTCGCAGGGCCGACGGGGTCGGTGGAGTCGACTATGATGACGTCGAACTTCTCCTCGCTCCCGCGGAGGTACTTGACCCCGTCGCCTATTATCAGCTCAGCCCTCGGTTCCTCCTTCTTGATGAGCCTGTCCAGGAGGTCTTTGGCAACATCGAGGTAGAGGTAAGATGCCTCAACGACGCCCTCGTCTATCTCAACCATAACTGCCTTCTCAACGGTGTTGTGCCTCAGAACCTCCCTCAGGGTACCGCCGTCTCCACCGCCGATGACGAGAACCCTCCTAGGGTTCGGGTGGGCGAGCATAACGGGGTGAACGAGCGGCTCATGATAGCTCGCCTCGCCAACCTCAACCAGCTGAACCGTGCCGTCGAGAACCAGGAGCTTCCCAAAGCCCTCCGTTTCATATATCTCAAGCCTCTGGTAGTCCGTCTGGGTCTCAAAGAGCCTCCTCTTTACCTTAAAGCCAACGCCGTAGCCCAGGGGGTACCACTCGATAAACGCGTTCTCCTCGCGACTGAAGCCCATGATCATCACCTTAGGGATAGCTTCGTCGTGGGGTTTTAAACCTAGTGCCCGATCGATGTACATTTGGTAACAAAACTTATAAACGCGGAAAAGTAACCGGTGGCGATGAGCGAGGCCAGGCTGAGGAAGGAACTCTTTCAGAGGGTCAAAGAGCTTTCGGAGGAGATAAGGGAGGGGCTGAACTACGGGATCCCGCACCTTGTAGGGGAGATCTCAGCCGGCTCAAACGGGAGCCTTCAGCTGGAGGTAAACGTTGCCCTGTTTTCGAAATCCGCCCACCGGTTCCTCCTCAAAGAGGAGGATTCCCTGCTGTTCATGCTCCCCCTCGACGATTACAATCCAAGAAGGGTTTTCCTCGAGCTATGGAGCTTCCTGAATGGTAGATCTAAGGGAAACGCTCTCGAACCCGGGACGAGCATTAAAGGGGTTCTGAAAACTTCCCTTCAGAGGAGGGGCTTCGAGGTCGTGTGGATGAACGTCTCCGGTGATGAATCAGGAGGATACGTGGAGGCAATAGCATCAAAGGCGGGGCAGAGGTACAGGATGCTCTTTGAGAGAAAGTCGCCGGACGAGTTCATCCTCGTGGACATGGAGAAGATCTGAGTGAAGTGGAAAGAGAAAAGTCAGTACGGAAACATCACGACAACGGCAAGAGCAGCAGCAGGCTTGTCCTTCACGGTTATGCTCGCGCTGGCAACTCGGAACTCGGCCAGCTTCCAGCCGCGCTGGGCGAAGCCTTCCTCGACCATCTTCCTGACCATCTCCTCTGCCTCTTCCTTCGTGCAGTAGCCGGAGTACTCGTATATCAGCCCACCCTCGTTGTTCTCGCTGATGCCAACTCCCAAAGCGGCGCTTATGGTCATTCCAGGTTCGTCGCTCTCTATGTGCGCGTAGACCGTTGGGAGGAGCATTCCTATGGGGACATCGTGGACTTTCTCCATCCACTCTATATGTGCGGGGATGACGCTGCTCAGCTTGACCAGGTTAACGTTGCCTATGCCCAGCTTGAGGAGAGCGTTATCGAAAGCGTTGAGCTTAGTTCCTCCTTCTGCGGCCGCAGCGCCGATAAAAGCCCTTTTAGGAGTCATCCAGCTCATCTCAACCACCCATCTCACTTCTTAATCAGCCGTTCCTCAACACCCGACTTATAAAGGTTTCGTAAAAGGGAAGGGGCCATCTGAGAGTTTCCCACATCACGTCTTTCTGAAAGAGGCCGTGTGAACGGCCCTCCCCAAGCTGGCCGATACGAATATACCCAGTATGCTTGCCAGTGAGGCCAGTGCGTACATATGCTCAGACAGCACACCGTACGAGTAGCCGACTTCCCCAACGAGCAGGCCCAGCACACCGAAGCTCGCTATCCCCGCGGCCCTCGCGAGTGAGGTCTTAACATCACTCTCCCACACCAGGATCAGGGTAAGGAAGAGCCTGATGACATAGATAACCGCGAAGAAGTAAAGAACCTCCTGGGAAAACTCAGTTTCAAAGTTTATGCCCCTCCACGCAAAGAATATTGGTGCGAATATGCCGTAGGTGATCCCAGAGATTATCGTGTGGACTCTCTCATACTGTTTGGTCCCCATCAGGTCGCTGTGGAGCATCAAACCCACGAGGAAAGCCCCTATGCTGAAGTGAAGTCCGATCTCCTCGCTTATAAGGCCGAGGGACGTGGCGACTATCATAACGACCCCAAAGACCGCCTCGTCGCTTCTCAGCCTCCTGAGTCGGGTGATTATCCAGAGCTTGTGCTTTATCCCGATCCAGTAGTTGACGCCGAGGACGAGGCCGAGGAAGACGGCGTCCTTAACAACCTCCAGGGCCAGCTCAAAGTAGCTGAGGTGATGAAGCTCGAAGTTTATCAGGAGGTAGAGGATCACCAGGGCCCCGACCTCACTTATGACGGCGTAGGAGAGGGCTATGTGGAGGAAATCCGAACCGAAAAACCTCTCCAGTCTTAACACTATGGGGGCCGAGGCGACGGCCAGTATCGACGCCACAATTATGTTGTCCGGCCCCACATTGTAGTCCGTGAAGGGAAGGGTGAGGAGGAACATAACCACCAGGGTCACGGCATAGATGGGGGCGCTCTTCCTTCCCCCGAGCCTGACCTCCTCAGGAGTGAGTTCCAGGCCCGCGTAGAGCATGAGGAAGAACACCCCAAGCTCAGCGAGCAGGCTCATATCTTCCTTCGGGAGGTCGTGAAGAACAATGCCTAGGAAAAGACCTGCGGTGATCTCACCCAGGAATCCGGGATAGTTAAACCTCTCGAAGATCTCGGCGAGAACCCTCGCCACTGCGATTATCACGAATATGTAGCCTATAACGTCCATAGCTCCGCACTCCTCGCGTGCAAAATGTTGGAAACCAAAAAAGGTTTACCTCACGATCACGTTGAGCTTCCTTAGGCTTATCTTGATGCTGTATTCACGTGAGATGTCCCTAATAACCCTTAGGATGGTGTCCCTGGCGTCCGCCTTCAGTTTGTTCTCGTCAACGCCGGAGAAGGAACCGAAGAGTCCCCCAACCTCCTCCTTCAGGAAAGAGGCCTCTATCTCCACGTAGACGGTAGTATCCTTCACGTCCCAGTTCATCTTCAGCCACTTGAAGGTAACGCGTGGGATCAGCTTGAGCTCCGTGTGGAGCCTGCTCTTCAGGGCTTCCATTGCGGGCTCTATCCTGCTCCGCAGCAGAGTCTCCTCGCTTTCCCGCTTCTTCTCCTCGGTCAGGAAGGAGAGATCCTCAATGCCCGCCTGCTTGAGGAGCCTCTCAACTTCCTTCTCAATCTCCTCCCTCTTCTCAAGTATCTGAGCCGCTTTACCGCTGGTTACCACTGGCCTGGATGGAGCCGCCGCGGCCGTAGGCTTCCTTATGAATTCGACGTCGATCGTGTGAACCGTTATGTATCGGTTAATAGTCCTTCCAAGTTCTTTCGCGTGCCTCGTTATTATGCTCCTGACGAGCCTCTCGACCTGTTCCTCCGGGAGCGAAGTCTCTACCGCGAGCTTTGCGTTGATCTCGAACTCCCTCCTGCCCTTCACGTCAAAGCTCGCCGCCCTCACTATTATCCCTGCCTCCTGAGTCTCACCGACTATGGTTTTGGCCATGGCGCTGAAGTAGGGCCAGACGTCCTCAAGTACCGCCAGCGTGATCCTGCCCTCCCGGTCAACCTTCCCGACTTTCTTCTTTTCCTTCTCAACGATCTCCTGGGGTGCTACCTCCTTCCCATCGAGGATGACCCTTATGTCCCTCAGTATCGGCTTGATATCGGCCACCCTGAGTATCACGGGGCATGCTTGCTTATAGCATGGAGCATTCTCTTCTCCGCGATCTCCCTCATCTGACCCTCGCTGTGGCCGTAGAGATGGACATCCAGGTAAACAACGCCCTCCGAGAGCTCGCCGGAGAAAACTATTCTGTTGACCTGAAGGGTGCGTATTCTCTTGGCCTCCGAGAGGAGGTGTTTGGAGTATTCCCTCAGGGCGTTCTCAAGTGCATCCCCACCTGGTATTCTGATCTCAATTTCCACTCCACCTTCCCCTGCTGCCTTCTTGGGTCCTGGCTTCTGAACAGGTTTTGGAGAAGGCTTCTGTTCAGGTTCAGGTTTGGGAACGGGTTTTGTAGCGGAAACGGGTTTAACTGGTTTTCCGCTCAGGAGTTCATCGATCGCTATCTTGGGGGTCTGTCCGTACACCTCAAGGTTATCTGCTATGGACAGCTTGACGCCGATCTCGTCGAGGGGATAGACGTCCACAACAACCGGGCCCTTCAGAAGTTCGTTGAGCAGGGCAACGGCCTCATCACCGACCACTGGGGTGTTCGAGTCAACATCCTGCCCCTCGGCGGCGAGAAGCTTTGTCCTGTCAAAGAGCACCGTGAGGTAGTAGCGGGCGCTTCCTTTCTTACCCAAGAGTTTTATGAAAACACCGCCGGATTCGGAGGCCGTCTCTTTAATCTCCTGGATGAGCTCCTGGGGGGAGGTGACCACCAAGTTCTCCTTAACCGGCTTAATATCAGGCAGCTTCATGTTCTCACCGTCTGATTCCTTATTATGATTTGATCGACACCTATATATATCCGGAGCCCTCAAAGTGGGTAGAGTATCCTTTAGGATTATGTGAACGTATCTATTTAAACGTTGTTGCTCAAAGGTGGTGATCATGAGAATCCTGATCCTCGGCGGGGGGAGCGTAGGAAGACAGATAGCAGAAGCCCTCAAGGGCGAGTTCGAGATCGTTATAGTCGAAAAGGACGAAATCCGCGCGAGATCCCTGGAGGAAAGCGGATTCAGCGTTGTCCAGGGGGATTTCTCATACACAGCAACCCTTCTGAAGGCGGGAATTGAAAGGGCGGACGCCGTCGTTGTAACCACCCACAACCTTGAGACCGTTAAGAAGACCGCGTACATAATCAGAACAAACAACAAGGACGTCCCGATAATAGCACTCCTTCCGGATGACATGCCCAAGGAAACCCTCGAGGACATAATCCTGGAGGAGTTCGAAAAGGAGGTGAGGATAGACTACGGCATCTACCCGCAGAGAGCTGTAACGGACGCATTCTTAAGGACGCTGCTTCAGCTTGGTGAAAAAAAGAACGCCACCCTTCTTATTAAAAAGCTCCAGGCGATTAAGGAGAAAACAGAAAACCTGCTCATCCTCACCCACGACAACCCCGATCCCGACGCAATCTCCGCCGCGGTTGCCCTCTCTGCGATAGCCCAGAGCGTTGGTTTAAAGCCCACAATAGCCTACGGCGGCGAGATAACCCACCATGAGAACCAGGCCTTTGTCAACCTCCTCGGGGTGACCCTCCGAAAGGTTTCAAGGGGCTCTTACGAGATAAGGAAGCACAGCACCATAGCCCTGGTCGACACCCAGCCCAACGGAAACCTCACGGTTTTGGAGCCGGAGGACTACTCGAAAGTGCAGGTTCTCATAGACCATCACCAGATATTCCAGCACCTCCACGACCTCCTTCCAGATGACGCCTTCGTGGACATAAGGGAGGACGTTAAGGCCTCTGCTTCCATACTGACCGAGTACCTGAAGGCCACGAACATCGCCCCCTCAGAACGGCTCGCCACCGCGCTGTTCTACGGGATATACACCGACACAAAGAAGTTCTCCAAGCTCAGCCCCACGGATCTCAAGGCCATTGAGTTCCTGGCAGGGAAGGTCAATCACGAGCTCTTGGATAGAATAGAACACCCTGACATCTCAACCGAAACCGCGGAGATACTGGCGAGGGCCATACTCAACAGGAAGGCGTACAAAAACGTCGTCGTCTCCAACGTGGGGTTCATAAGGAACAGGGACGCCCTGGCCGAATCCGCCGACTTCCTCCTGAGGCTTGAGGGGATAAGCACGGTACTCGTATTCGGGATCGTCGAAGACTACATCGAGATGTCGGCAAGGACGAGGGACGTGCGCGTGAACATAGGGGCGGTTATGAAGGACGCCTTCGGGGACATAGGGAGCGGCGGAGGCCACGCAACTATGGGTGGGGCCAGGATCCCGCTAGGCCTGTTCAAGCTCGCCAGGGACAAGAACTCCCTCCTAAAGCTGGCCGAGGAAGCGATAACCGAGAAGTTCCTTGAGGCCCTCAAGATAAAGGAACAGGGATGAGTCTTTGTCCTTCTGGGAAAAGCCTTGTGGGCCCGGCCCATCCCCCGCTTTCATAGAACGCTGGAACACGTACTCCAGCGGGCCGGAGGGGGCGGGCCCTGTGCGCCCGGCATCGTCTAACCCGTTCATTGCTCCCGGGCACGGGCCACCGGGCGCGACCGTCTCCGAAAAATTATCGAGATAGAATTTAAGGTTTTCGAGTTTAATAACCATCAGGAATATTCTTGGGAGTACTTCATGCCGAAAAGTATATAAGGTGATGAACAGACCCGGGCAGTGCACGGGTTAATCTAACGGAGAAGGTGATGATCATGGTAGAAAAAGTTAGGAACATAGTGGTTGAGGAGATCGTGAGGACCCCCGTGGAGATGCAGCAGGTTGAGCTCGTTGAGAGGAAGGGTATAGGCCATCCTGACAGCATAGCAGATGGAATCGCCGAAGCCGTGAGCAGGGCCCTCTCAAGGGAGTACATCAGGAGGTACGGGATAATCCTCCACCACAACACCGACCAAGTTGAGGTCGTCGGTGGAAGGGCCTACCCCCGCTTCGGCGGCGGTGAGGTCATCAAGCCGATCTACATCCTCCTCTCCGGAAGGGCCGTAGAGATGGTGGACAAGGAGTTCTTCCCTGTTCACGAGATCGCCATAAAGGCCGCAAAAGAATACCTCAGGAAGGCCGTCAGGCACCTCGATCTTGACTATCACGTTGTCATCGACTCCCGCATCGGCCAGGGAAGCGTTGACCTTGTCGGAGTCTTCAACAAGGCCAAGGAGAACCCGATTCCGCTCGCCAACGACACCAGCTTTGGCGTCGGCTACGCCCCGCTCAGCGAGACCGAGAGGATAGTTCTGGAGACCGAGAGGCTCCTCAACAGCGACGAATTCAAGAAGAAGTGGCCAGCGGTTGGAGAGGACATCAAGGTCATGGGCCTCAGGAAGGGCGACGAGATAGACCTCACCATCGCTGCCGCCATCGTTGACAGCGAGGTTGACAACCCCGACGACTACATGGCCGTTAAGGAGGCCATCTACGAGGCCGCCAAGGGGGTTGTGGAGGAGCACACCCAGAGACCGACGAAGATATACGTCAACACCGCCGACGACCCGAAGAAGGGCATCTACTACATCACCGTCACCGGAACTAGCGCTGAAGCTGGAGACGACGGTAGCGTTGGAAGGGGCAACCGCGTTAACGGTCTCATCCCGCCCAACAGGCACATGAGCATGGAGGCTGCAGCTGGAAAGAACCCAGTCAGCCACGTCGGAAAGATCTACAACATCCTTGCTATGCTAATAGCCAACGACATAGCGGAGCAGGTCGAGGGCGTGGAGGAGGTCTACGTCAGGATACTCAGCCAGATAGGCAAGCCCATCGATGAACCACTCGTTGCAAGCGTCCAGATCATTCCAAAGAGGGGCTACTCCCTCGACGTCATAGAGAAGCCAGCCTACGAGATAGCAGACGCCTGGCTCACAGACATAAACAAGATTCAGAAGATGATCCTGGAGGACAAGATAACAGTCTTCTGAAGTCTTTTCTCCTTTCCATTCATTCAGCTGGATTCTCCTATCATTGCCATTATCTTCCGGTGGAGGGCCTTTATCATCTCACGCCTGTCTTCCATTAGGACGACATCACTCGAGCCTATCGCCTCGAGGTTGAAGGCGAAGGGACTCGGAAGCTCGTTCCTCTCGAAGACCACCTTGATCTTCCCCTTCCTCACCCAGCTGAGGAACAGCTCCGCATTTTCAACGTCCATCTTGTCCTCCATGATCTCCCTGTAAACTTCCTTCAGGAGCGGGAAGTCCGGATAGTGCTCCTCGAGAACCTTGAGAAGCGAAACCGCTATGACCTGCTGTCTGCCGAGCCTCTTCTTCCTCCCCACGTACCTCCGAAGGATGAGGAAACCCCTGTTTGCCACGTGCCTGAAGCGCCTCTTCAAAAGCTCCGTGTTGTCAAGGGCCCTCTTTAGTACCTCCCTAAGGTCTTCAAGCTGGAAGAGGTCTCTGATCTCAGTTTCGCTCAGCCTCGCCTCCTTCGGAACCCTCAGGAGGAAGCCGTTGTCGTTGAGGGCTATGCCGACGTTTACCCCTTTCCACCGGCTTACAGCGTAGGCAAAGGCCCTGCTGAGGGCGTCGTTGGCCCTTCTCCCTATTAACGTGTGGAAGAAGTACTCGTAGGTATTCTCCTTCTCGACCTCCTCAACGAGAACCGTCTCGTCATCTGGGATCGTCGAATACCTTTCCTGCTCGCGGAAGTAGGCTATTATAGCTTTAGCGGCCCTCCTGTCTATGCCATACTTTCTTATCAGTCTCCTGACGGCGTCCTTTCTGTTGAGGAGGCTCTTCACCTCCCTCCTGAAGCGCTGGACATCTAAGGCAAGATCGAAGCTCAAAGGCAACATCTCCGAGAACCAGGCGGGGATCGTAGGCTTCGCCCCCTCACGGGGAACCACGTATATCTTGTTTCCCCTGCTCTTCACGAACTCGTAAGTCCTTCCAGCTAAGACGAAGATGTCCCCTGGCATCAGCCTCTCGGCGAACTCCTCCTCAACCGTTCCGATCATCTGCTTGTCCATTGTGTAGACCTTAATCTTCGCCTCGTCTGGAATTGTTCCGACGTTCATGTAGTAGATCGCCCTCGTCATCTTGCCCCTTCTTCCGAACTTCCCATCTTCCATCCAGATTTTGGCGTAAACTTTCCTGTCCTCTAGTCCCTCGTAGCCGCCGGAGAGATACTTAAGGACGCTCATGAAGTCCTCAAAGGGAAGCTCGTGGAAGGGATAAGCCCTCCTAACAAGACGGTAGGCCTCCTCGACCTCCCAGACCTTGTAGAGGGCCATTCCAACGATGTGCTGGACGAGAACATCTAGCGGGTTCTTCGGAATCCTAACTCTATCAAGCCTTCTGTTCCTCGCGTTGTGCGCTAAAACAGTCACCTCAACGAGGTCGTCTCTGTCGAGGGCGAGGATAACACCCTCGCTGATGTCATGTAACCTGTGGCCTGCCCTGCCTATCCTCTGGAGTGCCCTGTTGACGCTCTTCGGCGATCCGATAAGGACGACGAGGTCAATTGTACCAATGTCAATCCCAAGCTCAAGGCTTGTTGAGCTGTTTTTCGAGAGAAAGCCTTCAACGATGTAGTTTCCGGTTTCAGAGTTTATGATGCCGTAAGCAACATCAATATAGGTGGGTTCAATCGAAGTTATCCTATCGAAGAATATGCCCCCTTCAGCCAGTTCTCTCAAATAAGATAATTCCTCGAGAACATCCTCAACTCTCTTCTCTTTCGCCACTTTTTCGTAGAATTCTACAAGGACCCTTAAGTTTCTCCTGCTTATCTCCCTCTCTCCCAACTCAACCTTGACCGGATTATAGAAGCCCATTTTGGTCATGCGGTATGCGCTTATTCCAAGCCTCTCGCGTATGCTCCTCAAGCGCTTCCCGAGGTTGGGTATGACATCGGAGTTTGAGTACCCCTTATTGTACATACCTTCCCATCCATCATAATTTGACCTCCACGGACGAACAGCATCGAAGAATCTCTTCAGGTATTCTCCACCCAGAACGGAGACAGTGTAAGAGGCTCCCTTCTTGGGGATTAACCTTCCCCTAAAAGTTTGAAATTCATCGTATTCCATAGTTCTTATTGATGACACTATTCCCAACTGAAGCAGAATGTCTCGTATGCCCTCGGCGAATCTCTTATTGAACGTCGAAAATCCAGCAGAATAAACCCTCCCCCCCTTTACCTCAAGAAAGCCATCTCCATCAAAGTAGCCGGCCAGGAACTCCCTCTTATGCTCTTCAGGTAGCGAATAGATAATACTAGGAAAAGTTCCAAGTTTCGACTTCCGCCCTGTGTCCCCTGTGAGGTTTTTAAAGATGGCCGGAAGGAGGTTGAAAGAAATTTCCAGGGAATAGGTGCTCTCATTCTGCATCCTTATTGCTCCTTCCACTCCGAATTCTTTTTTGCACAGTTCTTTATACTTCCCAAGCATTTTCCTGTCAGACGAGAAGAGAGTTAGCGTGCCCCATTTCCACGAGCCGTCCGCCATCCAGAAACCGAGTAGCCTTGCCATGCCTGGTGTAAACTCAAGGGGAAGCGAGTACTTGCCTTTATCGGAAGTTATCCGCTCGACATCATTTTCTGTTATTGTAAGGCCGAGGTCTTTTAAAACAACACTTAGCCGCTCCCATCGGAATGGATAGACACCGTTAAGCTGTTTTGTGACGTAAGATGCATTCCATCCCTTCTTTTCAGAGTATGCTTTTATTGAGCCAAATTTTGCTTGTATTGAAAGCTTTAACTCTCTCAAAAATCCCGGCTTGAGTTTTAGATACGCGTTCTGGGGCAGTAAGTCCAAGGTAGAGACCCTTAAGTTTGGACTTG encodes the following:
- the speE gene encoding polyamine aminopropyltransferase, whose translation is MGFSREENAFIEWYPLGYGVGFKVKRRLFETQTDYQRLEIYETEGFGKLLVLDGTVQLVEVGEASYHEPLVHPVMLAHPNPRRVLVIGGGDGGTLREVLRHNTVEKAVMVEIDEGVVEASYLYLDVAKDLLDRLIKKEEPRAELIIGDGVKYLRGSEEKFDVIIVDSTDPVGPAKLLFSEEFYRDAYERLNERGLYITQAGSVYLFTNELLDAYRNMKKVFDRVYYFSFPVIGYASPWSFLVGVKGDIDFTKVDLERAKGLDLQYYDPERHETLFQMPRYVRKLLEEKE
- a CDS encoding pyruvoyl-dependent arginine decarboxylase, whose amino-acid sequence is MSWMTPKRAFIGAAAAEGGTKLNAFDNALLKLGIGNVNLVKLSSVIPAHIEWMEKVHDVPIGMLLPTVYAHIESDEPGMTISAALGVGISENNEGGLIYEYSGYCTKEEAEEMVRKMVEEGFAQRGWKLAEFRVASASITVKDKPAAALAVVVMFPY
- a CDS encoding cation:proton antiporter; its protein translation is MDVIGYIFVIIAVARVLAEIFERFNYPGFLGEITAGLFLGIVLHDLPKEDMSLLAELGVFFLMLYAGLELTPEEVRLGGRKSAPIYAVTLVVMFLLTLPFTDYNVGPDNIIVASILAVASAPIVLRLERFFGSDFLHIALSYAVISEVGALVILYLLINFELHHLSYFELALEVVKDAVFLGLVLGVNYWIGIKHKLWIITRLRRLRSDEAVFGVVMIVATSLGLISEEIGLHFSIGAFLVGLMLHSDLMGTKQYERVHTIISGITYGIFAPIFFAWRGINFETEFSQEVLYFFAVIYVIRLFLTLILVWESDVKTSLARAAGIASFGVLGLLVGEVGYSYGVLSEHMYALASLASILGIFVSASLGRAVHTASFRKT
- a CDS encoding DUF2226 domain-containing protein, encoding MKLPDIKPVKENLVVTSPQELIQEIKETASESGGVFIKLLGKKGSARYYLTVLFDRTKLLAAEGQDVDSNTPVVGDEAVALLNELLKGPVVVDVYPLDEIGVKLSIADNLEVYGQTPKIAIDELLSGKPVKPVSATKPVPKPEPEQKPSPKPVQKPGPKKAAGEGGVEIEIRIPGGDALENALREYSKHLLSEAKRIRTLQVNRIVFSGELSEGVVYLDVHLYGHSEGQMREIAEKRMLHAISKHAP
- a CDS encoding DHH family phosphoesterase codes for the protein MRILILGGGSVGRQIAEALKGEFEIVIVEKDEIRARSLEESGFSVVQGDFSYTATLLKAGIERADAVVVTTHNLETVKKTAYIIRTNNKDVPIIALLPDDMPKETLEDIILEEFEKEVRIDYGIYPQRAVTDAFLRTLLQLGEKKNATLLIKKLQAIKEKTENLLILTHDNPDPDAISAAVALSAIAQSVGLKPTIAYGGEITHHENQAFVNLLGVTLRKVSRGSYEIRKHSTIALVDTQPNGNLTVLEPEDYSKVQVLIDHHQIFQHLHDLLPDDAFVDIREDVKASASILTEYLKATNIAPSERLATALFYGIYTDTKKFSKLSPTDLKAIEFLAGKVNHELLDRIEHPDISTETAEILARAILNRKAYKNVVVSNVGFIRNRDALAESADFLLRLEGISTVLVFGIVEDYIEMSARTRDVRVNIGAVMKDAFGDIGSGGGHATMGGARIPLGLFKLARDKNSLLKLAEEAITEKFLEALKIKEQG
- a CDS encoding methionine adenosyltransferase encodes the protein MVEKVRNIVVEEIVRTPVEMQQVELVERKGIGHPDSIADGIAEAVSRALSREYIRRYGIILHHNTDQVEVVGGRAYPRFGGGEVIKPIYILLSGRAVEMVDKEFFPVHEIAIKAAKEYLRKAVRHLDLDYHVVIDSRIGQGSVDLVGVFNKAKENPIPLANDTSFGVGYAPLSETERIVLETERLLNSDEFKKKWPAVGEDIKVMGLRKGDEIDLTIAAAIVDSEVDNPDDYMAVKEAIYEAAKGVVEEHTQRPTKIYVNTADDPKKGIYYITVTGTSAEAGDDGSVGRGNRVNGLIPPNRHMSMEAAAGKNPVSHVGKIYNILAMLIANDIAEQVEGVEEVYVRILSQIGKPIDEPLVASVQIIPKRGYSLDVIEKPAYEIADAWLTDINKIQKMILEDKITVF
- a CDS encoding DEAD/DEAH box helicase, with the translated sequence MIRWAEREYSDEEIYSVLSEPVREWFKWKFGTFTPPQRYAVLEIHRGENVLISSPTGSGKTLSAFLSAINELILLGKEGKLEDKIYVLYVSPLRALNNDIKRNLEGPLAEINEVAKELGYELPEIRVGIRTSDTSSYEKSKMVKKPPHILITTPESLAIALNAPKFGERLKTVRYVIIDEVHALAENKRGSHLALSIERLQEMAENEFVRIGLSATIHPLEEVAKFVFGFNDDGTPRSGLIVDVSFAKQTEIRVESVVEDLIYTPANALSDALYNRLAELIREHRTTLIFTNTRSGAERVAFNLKKRFPEFEGLIEAHHSSLSREVRLDVEEKLKRGELRAVVCVSGDSKILTEKGPVEIGRLNSNMIAGVRGFRTELVRFKEPQRVEYRKKGLKIRTRLGFEIKATKEHKFLTVDENGELRWVEAWKLKEGSWVGVARRLPSPNLRVSTLDLLPQNAYLKLKPGFLRELKLSIQAKFGSIKAYSEKKGWNASYVTKQLNGVYPFRWERLSVVLKDLGLTITENDVERITSDKGKYSLPLEFTPGMARLLGFWMADGSWKWGTLTLFSSDRKMLGKYKELCKKEFGVEGAIRMQNESTYSLEISFNLLPAIFKNLTGDTGRKSKLGTFPSIIYSLPEEHKREFLAGYFDGDGFLEVKGGRVYSAGFSTFNKRFAEGIRDILLQLGIVSSIRTMEYDEFQTFRGRLIPKKGASYTVSVLGGEYLKRFFDAVRPWRSNYDGWEGMYNKGYSNSDVIPNLGKRLRSIRERLGISAYRMTKMGFYNPVKVELGEREISRRNLRVLVEFYEKVAKEKRVEDVLEELSYLRELAEGGIFFDRITSIEPTYIDVAYGIINSETGNYIVEGFLSKNSSTSLELGIDIGTIDLVVLIGSPKSVNRALQRIGRAGHRLHDISEGVILALDRDDLVEVTVLAHNARNRRLDRVRIPKNPLDVLVQHIVGMALYKVWEVEEAYRLVRRAYPFHELPFEDFMSVLKYLSGGYEGLEDRKVYAKIWMEDGKFGRRGKMTRAIYYMNVGTIPDEAKIKVYTMDKQMIGTVEEEFAERLMPGDIFVLAGRTYEFVKSRGNKIYVVPREGAKPTIPAWFSEMLPLSFDLALDVQRFRREVKSLLNRKDAVRRLIRKYGIDRRAAKAIIAYFREQERYSTIPDDETVLVEEVEKENTYEYFFHTLIGRRANDALSRAFAYAVSRWKGVNVGIALNDNGFLLRVPKEARLSETEIRDLFQLEDLREVLKRALDNTELLKRRFRHVANRGFLILRRYVGRKKRLGRQQVIAVSLLKVLEEHYPDFPLLKEVYREIMEDKMDVENAELFLSWVRKGKIKVVFERNELPSPFAFNLEAIGSSDVVLMEDRREMIKALHRKIMAMIGESS